CTCATGGACTCTATACGCTTCTCAAGGTTTGCCCTTACCTTATTCTCATATCCGGAGTAGGTATGCACCACATACCATAGTTTGCTCATAAATTCAAGGGACCCAGCTCAATCCAGGCCCCTCACCTCCTCAAAATATTCTAATAAATAAGCTTTAACAAACTACTGAGAAGCAAATCGAATATCCAAATTAATCCGGCCACCACGACCACCGCCACCACGACCACCGAGGTATATATTGTCGATTCCTTTCGATTTGGCCAGTGAACCTTTTTAAGCTCATTTAAAACACCCGTAATATAACTCCGAGCGGACCCAATTTTTCCCCGACC
This sequence is a window from Bacillota bacterium. Protein-coding genes within it:
- the secE gene encoding preprotein translocase subunit SecE, which translates into the protein MAVTKKQAKQATDKNTGPAKKSGKKTEKQATSGNALVKKDSKKDVAKKGRGKIGSARSYITGVLNELKKVHWPNRKESTIYTSVVVVAVVVVAGLIWIFDLLLSSLLKLIY